One Lagenorhynchus albirostris chromosome 8, mLagAlb1.1, whole genome shotgun sequence genomic region harbors:
- the LOC132524117 gene encoding large ribosomal subunit protein uL15: MPSRLRKTRKLRGHVSHGHGRIGKHRKHPGGRGNAGGMHHHRINFDKYHPGYFGKVGMRHYHLKRNQSFCPTVNLDKLWTLVSEQTRVNAAKNKTGAAPIIDVVRSGYYKVLGKGKLPKQPVIVKAKFFSRRAEEKIKGVGGACVLVA, translated from the coding sequence ATGCCATCCAGACTAAGGAAGACCCGGAAACTTAGGGGGCACGTGAGCCACGGCCACGGCCGCATCGGCAAACACCGGAAGCACCCGGGAGGCCGCGGTAATGCTGGTGGCATGCATCACCACAGGATCAACTTCGACAAATATCACCCAGGATACTTTGGGAAAGTTGGTATGAGGCATTACCACTTAAAGAGGAACCAGAGCTTCTGCCCAACTGTCAACCTTGATAAATTGTGGACCTTGGTCAGTGAGCAGACACGGGTAAATGCTGCCAAGAACAAGACTGGAGCTGCTCCTATCATTGATGTGGTGCGATCGGGTTACTACAAAGttctggggaagggaaagctCCCAAAGCAGCCTGTCATCGTGAAGGCCAAATTCTTCAGCAGAAGAGCTGAGGAGAAGATTAAGGGTGTCGGTGGGGCTTGTGTCCTGGTAGCTTGA